In Brachypodium distachyon strain Bd21 chromosome 5, Brachypodium_distachyon_v3.0, whole genome shotgun sequence, the genomic window TAATACCAACTATAAACTTCCCACCATACTAATTTCGACCTGATATCATAGGGGTGAATGTCCGTGCGTTCGTATAGGTGAGTGTACGTGCATGTTTGTAACCGTTTGTGTTTCTAGTATGTTTCCCccaaaaaaacatgatatCAGAAAGGAAAATCCaaaaatgataaaaaaaaaggaaaacaaatctTTCTTTGGCGGTGCTGGAACAGATGTGTCACAGTGCGGCAATGTGCTGCTCAAACTCATGGCGTCTAGCGTCAGTCGGTGCATGTGGTGCAATGGAATGTGGTGCCAACTTATTGTGTAATTTGAATGCAGCGACACAAAAAAGGAGAAGGTGGAATTTGAGTGTACCAAGAAGCTAGGAGATGAGATATACTAGTGAGGACCACAAGAGTTAGTCATCATAGGTCTTCGCATGGTGCGCTTTTGTCGAGATTCGCACACGTGAAACAACATTCATCTTTGCAACAGTCTAAAAGGTGCTGTGCAAACATCACTTTGTATGCGACAAAAACATATATTCAAATGTGACAAGTACCGCGCCAAAAACAGCCAAATCTGGTGACAACTTTCTGCCTTGCCATATGTATGGCAACAACCATTGTCGCCTCCTCCACGCCGACAATTTAGGACTAGATGACAAAGTGGCACACCATTTGCCGTGGAAACTTAGTATTAGAGCATGGTCTTTGTTTTGAAATCCCATATTTGGCGTATGTGGCAAACGTGATAGTGATGACACAAGCTCACGGTGGTCGATGTTGGCCAGTGTGTGACGCGACAaattacaatatgaatttGGCATGGCCTGCACAGAACCATCACTGTGGAACAACAACAGTTGGAAGCTATCGGAGGTTTGTGGGAGGAGAGACAGAAGGCCAGTGACCCACTTCAAATAGAATAAGATAGAAATGGAGTGcgcaaagaaaataaagaaaaaaaattgatagaGGACCAAGGCTAGTTGCAGGGGTTTCCTGCACGTGGCACTCCGCCATTGTGTGGGATCACACATGCAGATTGGCACGCGTGGAATGGCATTCCGCATTACAACAAAGTTTAAATAAAAGTCTTATGCAAAAATCACCAATTTATGTAAGGAATAGGCTAGTGAAGTACCGGGACAACTCTCGCCCGTCGCCACGTACCAGAATGGCCGCCATTGCCTCGTATGTGTCGACAATCCCGAAAAGACTACAAAGTGGAACACCATTTCCTCCACTATAAACTCAAGCAActtagtttaaaaaaaaaaactcgagcAACTTCAACTGTTCGTCACATCTGACGTGATCTCTTGGTAGTTGGGACCGAGCAGGGATGCAAAGCCTGACAAGTCGTATCATCAGATTGCTGTCaaagaaagagaggaaaagaTGGATGCTAAATTTGGGTCACGAAGCACGCGCACCATCAGTCGTCAGCTCACACCCACCGTCGCATACACTGGAGTACCACATAAAAATAGTGAAAATGCCAGATTTGACTGACACGTGAGTCGTCCCACCAACTCCGGAGAAGCGGGGCACGGCGCTGGAGCCGTGTACAGCTTCCGTTTCCAGCCGAGCACCAGTGATTCTCGAAACGAACGGTGTCTGGCTCTTCTGAACCGAGCTTTCCTTGGGGAGGTAGTTTGCAGTTAATTAGCAGCGCCGGTCAGCGACCTTCTCTCTCGTCCGTCCATTTCGGGGGAGACGAGGACGACTTCGCCACGCAGCAAAAATGGCAGTCAGGCAGGGAGGCGCCCAGATCGTTTCGGAACTTTCTGCTCAGCCGATGGATCCTTCCTCAGAtcagaaaaaatataaaatactACCAAAAGTCGCACGACGAAAGGGTCAAGCAGGGGAAGCACATGCCCTGAAGAGTGGACCACCAAGTAGAGTACTCCTGTACACCGTCCAGTGGGACCAACAGAAACGAGGGGCGAGGGCGAAGAagagacaaaagaaaacagaagtgAATGAAAAACACAGACACACGAGGAGCGAGGAAGCTACGGCCCCCCCAAAGCcatggaggaagagagaggacGGCTGCGGCCTGCGGGGAAATTCCTTTTCTTTGACCCCTCCCGATTTAATCTCACCTTTTTCCAGCTACGGCGCGCAATTAATCCCATGTTAAATTACGCTCCAGGCTGCGGAGACGTGTTGCTGAAACTAATCGCATCCTAGTCATCTCTGAGACATCGCCGTAATGGCGCAGTGCACGTTTTAATCCAGCGCCTTTTGATCCTATCCTGGACTTTTTTTCCCACTATTAATACCCCCCGCTTCGTCTTCCTTTCCGATCCATCGGAAAAAAAGCCAATCTCAGCTCGCGgccgactcctcctcctcctccggcctcccCCGACCTCCCGAAAAAATCCGCCTTTTTCCCCCCCGCTTGCCTTTTTGGGCGCGAAAAGCTCGCCCGGATCTTGCTCGCGTACGCGTCTTCCGTGTCCCTTTTTCGCTTCGGCTGTCCTCGCCCTGATCTTTCCTGCGGTTTGGTTGGAGCCGGGAGAGGGGGGGAAAcaaggtcgccgccgccgccatgaacgcgctcgccgccaccaGCCGCAACTTCCGGCAGGCCGCGAGGCTGCTCGGCCTCGACTCCAAGCTCGAGAAGAGCCTCCTGATCCCGTTCCGGGAGATCAAGGTGCGTCGCGTCGCGTCCCGTGCGTGCTCCTGCCGTGTTCTTCGCTCCGGAGCTTGACTTGTTTGCTCCTGCCGTGTGTTGCTTCTTTGCAGGTGGAATGCACTATCCCCAAGGACGATGGCACCTTGGCGTCCTTCGTTGGGTTCCGCGTGCAGCATGACAATGCCCGCGGGCCGATGAAAGGTGGTATCCGCTACCACCCGGAGGTGAGGGATCTCATCTAATGATATTCTATTGTTAATTCTGTAATTTGACTCGTATCTTTGGCCCTTGTGGCTTTATTTATAAAGCAAATGTCTTTTCTCTGAAGAATCtataaattgactgtgatttcTCCTAAAAGGGTAATATATCAcacgcaaaaaagaagaagctgcagTGATTGTGAACAAGCCATGTTTTTGACAGTATTGTTTCTGGTCCATGAGTGCAATGCTCCTTTTAAGTGAGGTGGATCTCCAGTAGTTTGCATTCTTTGGTTGTTATGATCTTTCTTATGCAAGCATGCattgctccttttttttatgtgtgcTAGGTCTATCGTTTTCAGATCTATGCATTCATATTCCTTTTGTTGAGCTGTCGAAACACGTGATGTATCACTGAAGTCGGTAATGATGTAACTGTCAGTTGATAAATTGCTATTTGTAACGACAAAGAGTGCAAATAAATTATTCTACATAACGACAAAAGAGCGAAATGAATTTGTTTATCCATTATGAGAAAAGAGCACAAATAAATTGTTATCCATAATGACAAAAgaatgcaaaagaacatgtgCCATATGTCATGATCTGTtaataacttttttttccttgaataAACTATTCTAGTGATAATTTGTGGCTGTAGAAGGTTGTACGACAACCTTAAATGCTAAAAACGCCTAATTCAGTTACGGAAACAACCAATTTAGTTCGACATGTGTTCGGTAGCTTGACCGAGTTACTTGTGTGAGTAACATGGTAagcactatttttttttaggaaattgTCTTCACTAGGTGTTGTTCTTTATATTAGATTTTGAAAAGCCAAGTAGGTAAATCAGCTGCTGGATTGACTGCTTAATGCTTATCatattattgtttttcttgtacTTAATCTGCTTGACAGCTGTGTTTAATCTTCTTGGCAGGTTGATCCTGATGAAGTAAATGCACTTGCTCAGTTGATGACATGGAAGACTGCCGTTGCAGATTTACCATATGGTGGAGCAAAAGGAGGAATTGGTTGTTCTCCTAGTGAACTAAGTATGAGCGAGTTGGAGCGCTTGACGCGTGTATTTACTCAGAAAATTCATGATCTTATTGGAACTCATACTGATATCCCTGCCCCAGACATGGGAACTAATGCACAGGTATGTTATGCAATTTTAGTACTCCTATCTTGTTTTCATTCACTGCCTTCCTGTGCTCTGTGACTTACCAATGTCTGAAACCTTTTCTCTACCGATTCTGATACAGACCATGGCATGGATTTTTGACGAGTACTCAAAATTCCATGGTCACTCCCCAGCGGTCGTCACAGGGAAGCCCATAGTAAGTATATAAACATCACATGTGTGTATAAACTCTTCATGGGTTATTATGATTTATGATTATAATTTGGATCTATTTGTTAGGATCTTGGTGGATCATTAGGTAGGGATGCTGCCACTGGACGTGGTGTGACGTATGCAACTGAGGCTCTTCTTGCTGAATACGGGAAGTCTATTTCTGGATCAACTGTTGTTATTCAGGTTAGTCATAATAAATCATTGACCTCCGTATGTCTTCTAACATACTTCTCAGATGGTAAAATGGTAACTCAGGCTACGATGTAGTAACTGAAATACTAAAACAATTATGTTCAAACATTAATGCTATTGTCAGCAGCCATCACCTTTGTAGCTTTGTCCTCAGTCTGTGAAAAATGTGCAGGGATTCGGTAATGTTGGTTCATGGGCTGCGCAACTTATCCATGCGAGAGGTGGTAAGGTAATTGCAATTGGAGATGTAACCGGTTCAATCAGAAACAAGGCAGGGATAGACATACCTGCTCTGATGAAGCACAGGAATGAGGGTGGTCACTTGAAAGACTTTCATGGTGCGGAAGTCATGGATTCCTCAGAGTTGCTGGTGCATGAATGCGATGTTCTCATCCCCTGTGCCTTAGGTGGAGTCCTTAACAGGTGATTGCTACTATCCTTCTCTGTCGACTTCTGTTGTTCATTGAAATGACTCTCCTAAAAACAATTGTGGCCTAAATCTTTTTCACCGGATTTCACCATATTGTTGATGATTTCTCTTGGTTTAATGTGACCAGCAAACATAACTGATGTACAAGTTACTGTAAAGTACAGACTTGCCAaaatcattttatttatttcaatCTTCTTATCTGCCGAGCAAGCTACTTCTTGTTGCTTCCGTGTACAAAGTATATTCTTCTGGTTGCTTCCTTGTACAAAGTATAGACTATAGGTAACTGACGATGTGCATGAATTAATTATCTGAAGGGAAAATGCACCTGATGTGAAGGCCAAATTTATAATTGAGGCTGCCAATCATCCAACTGATCCAGAAGCTGATGAGGTAAGAGTATGGGCAACATCAAACAATTAACAGGAATTTTTCATCCTTCAGAAATATACAAATATGGCCAGTTTTGCAATTCTGTTTCCTAAACGTATGCCTCTTGTTGTTACACTGCAGATTCTTACCAAGAAGGGAGTAATTGTTCTACCTGATATCTATGCTAATGCCGGTGGTGTGATCGTTAGCTATTTTGAGTGGGTTCAGGTAATTCACTATGCGATGATAATCGTCGCCATctcattccacatttgcatgTTTGCTTTAACCACCAGCTTCCTTATGCTGTTTTGATGGTGCAGAACATTCAAGGCTTCATGTGGGATGAACAGAAGGTGAACATGGAGCTTCACAAGTACATGAACAGCGCTTTTCAGCACATCAAGGCCATGTGCAGATCTCATGACTGCAACCTTAGGATGGGAGCATTCACCTTGGGAGTCAACCGGGTTGCGCGCGCCACCCTCTTGAGGGGCTGGGAGGCATGAGGCACTCCAGATTCTTCCTCACATCCAATAATTCATGTCCGACACCATGGTGGATGATAATTCTTATGTTCACCACTGCGGACATAGTTAATTCATCAGAAGTTGCCAGCATGGAAGGAGTCCAATTGAAATAATTTTTAGCGTACATGACAGAGATGatgtgtttattttattttatttttgctaaTTCTCTGCCCAGGGTTGCCAATTGTGGTGATCGAGTTCTGCTTGGTGACAATATCGACAAATTGTTGTAAACCTTTGGATTTACTGAATGTTTTACAAAGGTTTCTGGCATTTCAGTAATTCTGGTCTGAGATTTGGTGTTCCTAAAATGTGACTGAGTTGCCTGAAATTTTATGACAATTCAAGACCTGCAAGAGTTGCGTACATTATTTGCGCATGATCTGACGAAAGATAAGGTCTTCTTTGGATGCAGGGTGTTGTTTAATTCAAACTTAGACTAAACTTAAGACACAAAAGAGATACACTTCATTCAAACAACCCCCTAAGCAACTTTGGCGGATACTAAAACACAAAAGCTATCATCCTCTCGCATTGCATTTAGCGAATCAAAAGGCGTTTTCAGAACTAAGATAGTTGATGATGCTTCATCAGTAGGTTTCAGAGCTACTTTGTCGCCACGGTGGTTGGCGCAGGCAGCGCGAGCACACAGAATAacctactacctccgtccaacaacgaagaatgtctcaactttgacaaaatttgaatgcatctgtatacgtctagatacatccaaattttgacaaactcaTTGGACGGAGGGTCTGGAACCTCACCAGCAGTCAGCTGAAAAAGTTTGCGAGGCTGGCAGCGCGGCTTCACTGGTACCGATCGAGCCTTGTTGGGTGTACCATCGCTGGCCGCAGAGGTCACCGGTGCCGATTTATGCTGCCGGCCGCGGCCCTTGGGTGTAGCAGATAGAGTCTTGTCAGCGGCCTTGTCTGCAATGGAGGCTGGGGCAGAGCCGTGGGTGGCTTCCGCAGGAGCGGAACTGCAAGACCGACGACGGCGCCTGTACTTTGACCGTGGAGCCTCAGTACCATGCTCTTCGTCGGCGGCTAATGCCGGAGCAGAACCTTCGTCAGCTGCCACGGGAACCAGTTTGGCAAGCTGGGTGCTGCTCTCCGGCGTATCTCTAATGAATGCGACAGGTTCCATGGGCACGAGCGCCAGCTTGGCTGATGGAGCTCCGCCTCCGTCATCCAGCGTGACGGGTGGCGGCATACTGAATGCGGCAGGTTCATTGGCCACGAGAGGCCGCTTGGCTGATGGAGCCTCGCCGCAATCATCCAGCGTGGCGGATGGAGCGCTAGAGCGCGCCAGCTCGCGCGGTTCAGCGGTTGATAGAGGAGCCTCATTACCGTCTTCCATGTCCGTGAGGAGGAGCGCTTCGCCAgagacgccggcggccgcggccagcgCGCGAAAGCGAGACCGGCCACGCGCCTGGCCGTCGTGGATGTCAGCTCGCCCCCGCACTTCTCATTACCAGCAGCCGGCGTCGGCCACGAGCCATCCTTCCGAGGCCGACCGCGCGCGCGCTTCGCCACGGGCGTcgccattgttgccggtgGCAGCTCGCTCTCGACCTTCTCCTTGCCAGCAGCCGATGCCGGCGACGAACCATCCTTCCGAGgccgaccgcgcccgcgcTTCGCCACCGGCGTCACCATTGCTGCCGGTGGCAGCTCGCTCTCGACCTTCTCCTTGCCAGCAGCCGATGCCGGCGACGAACCATCCTTCCGAGgccgaccgcgcccgcgcTTTGCCACCGGCGTcaccattgttgccggtgGCGGCTCGCTCTCGACCTTCTCCTTGCCAGCAGGCGACGCCGGCCACGAGCCATCCTTCCGAAgccgaccgcgcccgcgcTTCGCCACTGTCCCCGGTGGCGGCTCGCTCCGGACCTTCTCCTTGCCAGCAGGCGACGCTGGCCACGAGCCATCCTTCCGaggccggccgcggccgcgcttCGCCTctgtcgccggcgacggcggcttCTCCGCCGGGACCTCAGCAAGCGCGAGCTCGGTCTCGTCGGGGCGGCAGGCGTACCGACCAGGCGCGACGCACACGAAGAGGCCCTCGGCGACGTGCTTGGCGAGGTAATGCCGGAGGAACTTGTCgtgggcggcggggacgcCGGGGTGCCGGCCGCGGATGAAGTCCGAGATGGCGGCCTCCGCCgagccgccgtcctcgcccaGCGCCGCGATCGCCTCGCCGATCATCTGCCAACCAACGAGGCCGCATCATTAATTAGGACGAAATCAAAAGCGCATCGAAACTCCATTGCTGTGCGCGCCGCAGAGCGCGCACTGGGACATTCTTTCACCCATTGCCATTAACAACGTAATCACGAGCTAATCAGGATTAAGCGCGAACGATTCCTTCACACATCCGATTAATTTCCTAATTTGGTTCCGTTGAGCAGAGAGTAACAGATCAAATCCAGCGATTCTTCGGCAAACAAAATTGctcaacagaaaataaataaggGGGGAGGAATAAGCGGAAGTGTTGGAATAGGCGATTAATCCGCGGcgagaagaacaagaagtacAGTACCCATGAATACGGTGGGTGATCCGGCGTGGGGTCCCGAGGCTTCCGtacggcgcccgccggcggcgacgactgCCCCGCTGTGAGGGCCAGCATTGCGTAGAAGGTGGGACGGGATTGGATTGCTGCTCCCTTTCTTCggtgggaggagaggagaccaAGGAAAGAGGAGGGCGCAAATCTAGAAGAGACGGGTTTAAGAGTGGGAGAAGAGAAAGGATGCGTCTGCAGTCTGCTGCTCTGGGTTTGGGGGGAAAACCCAACTCTGTGTTCGGACCATATTACCTAGttgtttactactccctccgtaacGAGGCATACCAGGGTTGGTGACCAAGCCTTCGTCACAAATTACTTCACGAATacgtgactaatgtgatcaaaatcataaccataaacaaatattCTTGAATAGAAATATAATagatatgaatctatgtcatataattatatattaacagagtaatttgtggtcaaagcattggtcaaagaaaaactAATACGCCTCCTATTGTTAGCTGGAGGTAGTGCTCCGTATAATCCGAGGGAAAGAGCtctctttttgtttctgaTTGTTACattctctttatttttggtGTTCTGGCCCAGGTTTGTTTGGAGATATTTTGCAGCAAAAATGTAGATCTACTCATCTACACGATAAAATTGCCAttagtttttctttcagaTAGCAAATGTTTGACATCATCTGAAACACGAACATTGCGTTTATGGGAACATTGCACTTAAACTTTTCTTTAGGTAAATACACCCGCGCTCCTATTTTTATTGTCACGGTGTCAGTTTACTCCTAAAATTATGAAactgaacactttagtcctaATTTCATGATAAGTGGTGCACGCGAGGTCCTAAGTTCGTTCAGGCGCGCGTCTGACTCGCCTACGTGGCACGTTGACCGTGACATGTCGGCTCAGGGCGTTTGGCAGGAGTTTTGCCGCCACGGCGGATGGGATTTTTTGCAGAAAACCCCCTGACGGAGGAGGcatcctttttatttctccCACTCTgttcctctcccttctccccTTCGTACCCGACAACGATTCTAAGACGACGTAGTGGCGACCGGCGGCGCTATAGGTGACAAGCCGGCAGGGAGGCGCTGAAGGCAGCGGCGGGGACACGCTGGTCGGGATGGCCTGCACGAAGGAGCTGGCCATCAACCTCGTtgtcatggcggcggcggcgactgaGAAGAGAGGGCAAGGAAACAAAGAACTCGAATAGAAAACATAgaggacgaggaagatgacCAGGTTTTTATAGGcgtttttttgcaaaatttccaaCCGCCGCGGCGGCAAACTCCCGCCAAACGCCCCTGAACCAACGTGTGCGCGTTAACGTGCCACGTAGGCGAGTCAGACGCGTCCGAACGAGCTTAGGACCTCGTGTGCACCACTTGTCATAAAATTAAAATGTTCAGTTTCATACT contains:
- the LOC100828452 gene encoding glutamate dehydrogenase 2, mitochondrial, producing the protein MNALAATSRNFRQAARLLGLDSKLEKSLLIPFREIKVECTIPKDDGTLASFVGFRVQHDNARGPMKGGIRYHPEVDPDEVNALAQLMTWKTAVADLPYGGAKGGIGCSPSELSMSELERLTRVFTQKIHDLIGTHTDIPAPDMGTNAQTMAWIFDEYSKFHGHSPAVVTGKPIDLGGSLGRDAATGRGVTYATEALLAEYGKSISGSTVVIQGFGNVGSWAAQLIHARGGKVIAIGDVTGSIRNKAGIDIPALMKHRNEGGHLKDFHGAEVMDSSELLVHECDVLIPCALGGVLNRENAPDVKAKFIIEAANHPTDPEADEILTKKGVIVLPDIYANAGGVIVSYFEWVQNIQGFMWDEQKVNMELHKYMNSAFQHIKAMCRSHDCNLRMGAFTLGVNRVARATLLRGWEA
- the LOC100841707 gene encoding uncharacterized protein LOC100841707; its protein translation is MLALTAGQSSPPAGAVRKPRDPTPDHPPYSWMIGEAIAALGEDGGSAEAAISDFIRGRHPGVPAAHDKFLRHYLAKHVAEGLFVCVAPGRYACRPDETELALAEVPAEKPPSPATEAKRGRGRPRKDGSWPASPAGKEKVRSEPPPGTVAKRGRGRLRKDGSWPASPAGKEKVESEPPPATMVTPVAKRGRGRPRKDGSSPASAAGKEKVESELPPAAMVTPVAKRGRGRPRKDGSSPASAAGKEKVESELPPARGRSRFRALAAAAGVSGEALLLTDMEDGNEAPLSTAEPRELARSSAPSATLDDCGEAPSAKRPLVANEPAAFNTPESSTQLAKLVPVAADEGSAPALAADEEHGTEAPRSKYRRRRRSCSSAPAEATHGSAPASIADKAADKTLSATPKGRGRQHKSAPVTSAASDGTPNKARSVPVKPRCQPRKLFQLTAGEVPDPPSNEFVKIWMYLDVYRCIQILSKLRHSSLLDGGSRLFCVLALPAPTTVATK